One window of the Salvia miltiorrhiza cultivar Shanhuang (shh) chromosome 6, IMPLAD_Smil_shh, whole genome shotgun sequence genome contains the following:
- the LOC130990741 gene encoding uncharacterized protein LOC130990741, which produces MDKDWMSKNRLSDEYEIGVESFLQFAVKNGKDPNAMPCPCVKCGNLRDKDVKTIRAHLTYNGMDLTYVSWIFHGERTRPNTSNKEEESTAGHDFCSDEPIDMVHDAYVDNPTHFHRLLEEAEMPLYLGCDQFTKLSATVKLYNLKAKYGWSDTSFTDLLVLIREMLPKDNVLPASLYEAKKSLSTLGMKYEKIHACPEDCILYRHQHANLVNCPTCGKSRWKVLKNDKINEGVPAKVLWYFPPIPRFQRMFGNKEMSKNLRWHADKRICDGHLRHPADSPAWKLVDEQWPNFGNEPRNLRLALSADGINPHSVMSSKYSCWPIILITYNLPPWLCMKRKHMMLTLLVFGPHQPGNDIDVYLAPLIDDLKQLWETGAEIYDAYHNENFMLKAVLLWTINDFPAYGNLSGSRVKGYFACPVCVDQTYAKHLKHSRKMSYTGHRRFLPDYHPYRRQKKAFNGKNELKPTPNILSGTEVFERVEDLNTVWGKKSKKSQSKGGDDNNAWKKKSIFFELEYWKHLHIRHCLDEKLRME; this is translated from the exons ATGGATAAAGATTGGATGTCCAAAAATAGATTATCGGACGAGTACGAAATTGGAGTGGAGTCTTTCTTGCAGTTTGCCGTTAAAAATGGAAAAGATCCCAATGCTATGCCTTGTCCTTGTGTAAAGTGTGGCAATCTACGTGATAAGGATGTGAAAACCATAAGAGCTCATCTCACGTATAATGGAATGGATTTAACATACGTTAGTTGGATCTTCCATGGGGAGAGAACTAGGCCTAACACAAGCAATAAAGAAGAAGAGAGCACTGCGGGTCATGATTTTTGTTCGGATGAGCCAATAGACATGGTGCATGATGCATATGTTGACAATCCAACTCATTTCCATAGACTGCTCGAGGAAGCTGAGATGCCCTTATATCTTGGATGTGATCAATTCACGAAGTTGTCTGCAACTGTTAAATTATACAATTTGAAGGCAAAATATGGTTGGAGCGATACTTCTTTTACAGATCTACTTGTGTTGATAAGAGAAATGCTTCCGAAGGATAATGTATTGCCTGCATCTTTATATGAGGCAAAAAAGAGCTTATCTACGTTGGGGATGAAGTATGAAAAGATTCATGCTTGCCCTGAGGATTGTATTTTGTATCGACATCAGCATGCGAATTTGGTGAATTGTCCTACATGTGGAAAGTCAAGGTGGAAGGTGCTTAAGAATGACAAGATTAATGAAGGGGTTCCAGCAAAAGTGTTATGGTACTTTCCACCAATACCGAGATTCCAACGAATGTTTGGAAATAAAGAGATGTCTAAGAATTTAAGATGGCATGCAGATAAGCGAATTTGTGATGGCCATCTACGTCATCCTGCAGATTCACCTGCTTGGAAACTTGTGGATGAACAATGGCCAAATTTTGGCAACGAACCAAGAAATCTTAGATTGGCACTTTCAGCAGATGGTATCAATCCTCATAGTGTCATGTCATCTAAGTATAGTTGTTGGCCAATTATTCTTATAACTTATAACCTTCCTCCATGGTTATGTATGAAAAGAAAACATATGATGCTTACTTTGTTGGTTTTCGGTCCACACCAACCAGGAAATGATATTGATGTATACTTGGCACCATTGATTGATGATTTGAAACAATTGTGGGAAACAGGTGCTGAGATATATGATGCATATCACAATGAAAATTTCATGCTCAAAGCTGTTCTACTTTGGACAATCAATGATTTCCCTGCATATGGCAATTTATCAGGGAGCAGAGTAAAAGGGTATTTTGCATGTCCTGTTTGTGTTGACCAAACTTATGCCAAACATTTAAAGCACAGTAGAAAAATGTCATATACTGGGCATCGAAGATTCTTACCAGATTATCATCCTTATCGAAGACAGAAGAAAGCATTTAATGGAAAGAACGAGTTAAAGCCTACTCCCAATATATTGAGTGGCACTGAAGTCTTTGAAAGGGTGGAGGATCTAAACACCGTGTGGGGTAAAAAGAGTAAGAAATCTCAATCAAAAGGAGGTGATGACAATAATGCTTGGAAGAAGAAATCAATATTTTTTGAGTTGGAGTACTGGAAGCATTTGCACATTCGACATTGTCTTGAT GAAAAACTAAGGATGGAGTGA
- the LOC130989037 gene encoding uncharacterized protein LOC130989037 isoform X1 has translation MQQLLPVAIRGVLSKQVRYDITRLCFFFNVLCNKVVDVSKLEDIQKDITITLCLLEKHFPPSFFDIMVHLTIHLVREVKLCGPVWYRWMYPFERFMRVLKGYVRNRNCPEGCIAECYIAEEALEFCSEYLHNVHTVGLPSTHRQVNLTKPLSAPQMKSVDQNEWEQAHRYMLTNDDVVAPLIEEYFGELKIMYPRKVKNEKWLQDEHNRTFIPWLRKRVANAITHTTQQVSERLKWLARGPNVRVLTYDAYMINGVTFHTKTRDNIRAVQNSGVSLVAKTMQVASAKDSNPIVSDMTFYGVIDEIWELDYNIFREVMFKCSWVENNNGIRVDDFGFTLVNLNRIGFKSDSFMLGSQAKQVFYVNYTQNFGWSVVLSVPSVAYTEEIEDDDVSDFAIHHQHFSNGLPPIDVTNEIDPSYVRVDCDGTWVDNTKS, from the exons ATGCAACAATTGCTTCCAGTGGCCATACGTGGTGTGTTGTCGAAACAAGTGCGGTATGACATTACTAGATTGTGTTTCTTTTTCAATGTCTTATGCAACAAAGTTGTTGACGTTTCAAAGTTGGAAGACATTCAAAAAGACATCACAATTACATTGTGCCTACTTGAAAAACATTTTCCTCCTTCATTCTTTGACATAATGGTCCATTTAACTATTCATCTTGTCCGTGAAGTGAAACTATGTGGACCAGTGTGGTATAGGTGGATGTATCCATTTGAGAGGTTCATGCGTGTGTTGAAAGGTTATGTGAGAAATCGCAATTGCCCTGAAGGATGTATCGCCGAATGCTACATAGCTGAAGAAGCTTTAGAGTTTTGCTCAGAGTACTTACATAATGTACACACAGTAGGACTGCCTTCTACTCATCGCCAAGTAAATCTAACAAAGCCTCTTTCAGCTCCTCAGATGAAATCAGTTGATCAGAATGAATGGGAACAAGCACATCGGTATATGCTCACAAATGATGATGTCGTTGCTCCATTGATTGA GGAATATTTTGGGGAGTTAAAAATAATGTATCCAAGGAAGGTGAAGAATGAAAAATGGTTGCAAGATGAGCACAATCGAACATTCATTCCGTGGTTGCGGAAACGA GTTGCAAATGCCATCACTCACACAACACAACAAGTATCTGAAAGGTTAAAGTGGTTGGCACGAGGACCTAACGTCAGAGTTTTGACATATGATGCTTATATGATAAATGGGGTGACATTTCATACGAAGACACGTGATAACATACGAGCTGTACAAAACTCTGGAGTAAGTTTGGTAGCAAAGACAATGCAAGTTGCAAGTGCAAAAGATAGCAATCCTATTGTGTCAGACATGACTTTTTATGGGGTTATAGATGAAATATGGGAGCTCGATTATAATATTTTTCGAGAAGTAATGTTCAAATGTAGTTGGGTGGAAAACAATAATGGCATTAGAGTTGATGACTTTGGGTTTACATTGGTAAATCTCAATAGAATTGGATTCAAATCCGATTCTTTTATGCTGGGGAGTCAAGCAAAGCAAGTGTTTTATGTCAATTACACTCAAAATTTTGGATGGTCCGTAGTGCTCTCTGTTCCTAGTGTAGCATACACTGAAGAAATTGAGGATGATGATGTCAGTGATTTTGCTATTCACCATCAGCATTTTAGTAATGGACTGCCACCAATAGATGTTACAAATGAAATTGATCCATCATATGTTCGTGTAGATTGTGATGGGACTTGGGTTGACAATACAAAATCATGA
- the LOC130989044 gene encoding uncharacterized protein LOC130989044 has translation MCELEALAASCICMYMWYLYKEYENSGILDTIRFVDPYDISHNPNVAQAKKASIVGQRLIGTKTDQLVLLPCNVGWHWVLMMVYPHKETVYVLDPLTDSFHVEEWKSIMTTAIKMFNMSIGVRGSQNLLWEVIDSPQQPDGKQCGFYVMRYMRDVIDNIVSDHSLSITTLFAGGCYSKKEIDEVRIEWAEFVCKITDE, from the exons ATGTGTGAATTGGAGGCTCTCGCAGCATCGTGCATATGTATGTACATGTG GTACTTATACAAGGAATATGAGAATTCAGGCATTCTTGATACAATTCGATTTGTTGATCCATATGATATATCACACAATCCTAATGTTGCCCAAGCTAAAAAAGCGAGTATTGTAGGCCAGAGGTTGATTGGTACCAAAACTGATCAACTTGTTTTATTGCCATGTAACGTAGG tTGGCATTGGGTCCTCATGATGGTCTATCCCCATAAGGAGACGGTATATGTGTTGGATCCATTGACTGACAGTTTTCATGTTGAGGAGTGGAAGAGCATTATGACGAC AGCCATAAAAATGTTCAACATGAGCATAGGAGTAAGGGGGAGTCAGAATCTTTTGTGGGAAGTGATCGAT AGTCCACAACAACCTGATGGGAAACAGTGTGGATTCTATGTTATGCGATACATGAGAGATGTTATTGATAATATTGTATCCGATCACTCTCTCTCAATAACTACACTG TTTGCAGGAGGATGCTACTCCAAAAAGGAAATTGATGAAGTAAGGATAGAGTGGGCAGAATTTGTATGTAAAATCAcagatgagtga
- the LOC130989037 gene encoding uncharacterized protein LOC130989037 isoform X2, with protein MYPFERFMRVLKGYVRNRNCPEGCIAECYIAEEALEFCSEYLHNVHTVGLPSTHRQVNLTKPLSAPQMKSVDQNEWEQAHRYMLTNDDVVAPLIEEYFGELKIMYPRKVKNEKWLQDEHNRTFIPWLRKRVANAITHTTQQVSERLKWLARGPNVRVLTYDAYMINGVTFHTKTRDNIRAVQNSGVSLVAKTMQVASAKDSNPIVSDMTFYGVIDEIWELDYNIFREVMFKCSWVENNNGIRVDDFGFTLVNLNRIGFKSDSFMLGSQAKQVFYVNYTQNFGWSVVLSVPSVAYTEEIEDDDVSDFAIHHQHFSNGLPPIDVTNEIDPSYVRVDCDGTWVDNTKS; from the exons ATGTATCCATTTGAGAGGTTCATGCGTGTGTTGAAAGGTTATGTGAGAAATCGCAATTGCCCTGAAGGATGTATCGCCGAATGCTACATAGCTGAAGAAGCTTTAGAGTTTTGCTCAGAGTACTTACATAATGTACACACAGTAGGACTGCCTTCTACTCATCGCCAAGTAAATCTAACAAAGCCTCTTTCAGCTCCTCAGATGAAATCAGTTGATCAGAATGAATGGGAACAAGCACATCGGTATATGCTCACAAATGATGATGTCGTTGCTCCATTGATTGA GGAATATTTTGGGGAGTTAAAAATAATGTATCCAAGGAAGGTGAAGAATGAAAAATGGTTGCAAGATGAGCACAATCGAACATTCATTCCGTGGTTGCGGAAACGA GTTGCAAATGCCATCACTCACACAACACAACAAGTATCTGAAAGGTTAAAGTGGTTGGCACGAGGACCTAACGTCAGAGTTTTGACATATGATGCTTATATGATAAATGGGGTGACATTTCATACGAAGACACGTGATAACATACGAGCTGTACAAAACTCTGGAGTAAGTTTGGTAGCAAAGACAATGCAAGTTGCAAGTGCAAAAGATAGCAATCCTATTGTGTCAGACATGACTTTTTATGGGGTTATAGATGAAATATGGGAGCTCGATTATAATATTTTTCGAGAAGTAATGTTCAAATGTAGTTGGGTGGAAAACAATAATGGCATTAGAGTTGATGACTTTGGGTTTACATTGGTAAATCTCAATAGAATTGGATTCAAATCCGATTCTTTTATGCTGGGGAGTCAAGCAAAGCAAGTGTTTTATGTCAATTACACTCAAAATTTTGGATGGTCCGTAGTGCTCTCTGTTCCTAGTGTAGCATACACTGAAGAAATTGAGGATGATGATGTCAGTGATTTTGCTATTCACCATCAGCATTTTAGTAATGGACTGCCACCAATAGATGTTACAAATGAAATTGATCCATCATATGTTCGTGTAGATTGTGATGGGACTTGGGTTGACAATACAAAATCATGA